The following proteins come from a genomic window of Methanosarcina sp. MTP4:
- a CDS encoding inorganic phosphate transporter: protein MEMYLIAALGLAGLYMAWNIGANDLANAMGTVVGTGALSLRQVIVLAAIFEFLGAVFFGKRVTTTIAKGIVPIDLVGSIDPNLVVTGMLAAILASGLWVTLATFYNLPVSTSHATVGGVLGFGISVAYLGIIPFSAINWPVMLRIVLSWFISPLMGAGLGFTIFVLIRTLVLHRAEGDVEKYFVPLQVLTACYIAFAHGSNDVASAIGPISAAFTALGIIGEEIPDWIFVLGGLGIVLGLATWGYKVIETIGSKITELTPSRGFSAQFATASVVLLHSYIALPISTTHILVGSVIGVGLARGLSSVDLSVIWKIIFSWVVTVPVAAATSALIFLGLKGVGI, encoded by the coding sequence ATGGAAATGTACTTAATAGCGGCCCTGGGCCTGGCGGGCCTGTACATGGCCTGGAACATCGGGGCAAACGACCTGGCAAACGCCATGGGGACGGTTGTCGGGACAGGAGCCCTTTCACTCCGGCAGGTCATAGTCCTGGCTGCCATATTCGAGTTCCTGGGAGCAGTCTTCTTCGGGAAAAGGGTCACAACAACCATCGCAAAAGGGATCGTGCCAATCGACCTGGTAGGGAGCATCGACCCCAATTTAGTCGTAACAGGGATGCTTGCCGCAATCCTGGCTTCCGGGCTCTGGGTTACTCTTGCGACCTTCTACAACCTGCCGGTCTCCACCAGCCACGCGACCGTAGGCGGGGTCCTGGGTTTCGGAATTTCCGTTGCCTACCTCGGAATCATCCCTTTTTCCGCAATCAACTGGCCTGTCATGCTGCGAATCGTTTTGAGCTGGTTCATCTCTCCCTTGATGGGAGCCGGTCTCGGCTTCACCATCTTTGTCCTGATCCGGACCCTGGTCCTGCACAGGGCGGAAGGAGACGTGGAAAAGTACTTCGTTCCCCTTCAGGTCCTTACAGCCTGCTACATCGCCTTTGCCCACGGTTCCAATGACGTCGCAAGCGCCATCGGCCCGATCTCGGCCGCCTTCACGGCCCTGGGGATTATAGGCGAGGAAATCCCGGACTGGATTTTTGTGTTAGGGGGCCTGGGAATAGTGCTCGGTCTTGCTACCTGGGGCTACAAGGTAATCGAAACTATCGGCTCGAAGATTACGGAACTTACCCCCTCCAGGGGTTTTTCCGCTCAGTTTGCAACAGCCTCCGTGGTCCTTCTCCACAGCTACATCGCCCTTCCGATTTCCACCACCCACATCCTGGTAGGCTCGGTCATAGGGGTCGGGCTTGCAAGAGGACTTTCATCCGTGGATTTAAGTGTGATCTGGAAGATAATATTTTCATGGGTAGTGACTGTCCCCGTGGCAGCAGCGACATCAGCACTCATCTTTCTCGGGCTTAAAGGGGTCGGAATATAA
- a CDS encoding putative Ig domain-containing protein — translation MQNPGTIDGKLAIGPDDTLTIKSGGTPILAGDLIIDNPGTIVAISPGRNNITPGENFTVDVLIYPSISIIGAQFDLLFDSSMATANSVTEGNLFNQDGAGTIFNSGTINNSEGTVTDIYGSILGKSNVSSEGVMATISMTAGSDTGMAELKLSNVIVSDSSLRAVPITINNSTVLIDTVPLLNSIGSKSVSEANPLNFTIYASDADGDDLTYSAAGLPEGANIDPATGGFAWTPAPGQSGIYTVTFEVSDGYLNDSEDVLITVNPPNNVPVIDSFEPENGSSFNEKEEINISVSAFDLDGQFLNYIIRINGVTCSTDPSYIWQTDYSSSGEHTVEVTVSDGIDQVTEQHTIYINDYHPEWDIVEDGEVNILDIATVCQKIGTTTTEPYPRWDVNQDGKVNILDLSIVGFHFGEIIE, via the coding sequence ATGCAAAATCCAGGAACGATCGATGGCAAGCTTGCAATAGGCCCCGACGATACTCTTACAATTAAATCGGGTGGTACCCCGATCTTAGCAGGCGATCTAATCATCGATAACCCCGGCACCATCGTAGCCATCTCCCCTGGAAGGAACAACATAACACCTGGTGAAAATTTCACAGTCGATGTTTTAATATATCCATCAATATCAATCATCGGAGCCCAGTTTGACCTGCTATTCGACAGTTCAATGGCAACAGCAAACAGTGTGACTGAAGGAAACCTTTTCAACCAGGACGGGGCTGGGACCATATTCAACAGCGGGACCATCAACAACAGCGAAGGAACAGTTACAGATATCTACGGCTCAATCCTTGGCAAATCAAATGTCTCTTCAGAGGGAGTGATGGCAACAATCAGCATGACTGCAGGAAGCGACACAGGCATGGCAGAACTAAAACTCTCCAATGTAATTGTTAGTGACAGCAGTTTAAGGGCGGTACCAATTACCATTAACAATTCAACCGTGTTGATCGACACTGTACCTTTACTGAATTCGATTGGTTCCAAATCGGTTTCTGAGGCGAATCCCCTGAACTTTACGATATATGCTAGCGATGCGGACGGCGATGACCTGACCTATTCAGCCGCAGGCCTTCCGGAAGGAGCAAACATTGACCCGGCAACAGGAGGGTTTGCCTGGACACCAGCCCCCGGACAGTCCGGCATTTATACAGTCACATTTGAAGTCAGTGATGGGTACCTCAACGATTCGGAAGATGTCTTAATAACCGTGAATCCACCAAATAATGTTCCGGTTATTGATTCTTTCGAACCGGAAAACGGATCGAGTTTCAATGAAAAAGAAGAAATTAACATTTCAGTAAGCGCATTTGATCTGGATGGACAGTTCCTGAATTACATCATCAGGATCAATGGGGTAACATGCAGCACTGATCCGAGCTATATCTGGCAGACCGACTACTCGAGCAGTGGAGAACACACGGTGGAAGTAACGGTAAGCGATGGAATCGATCAGGTAACAGAGCAGCACACCATCTACATCAATGACTACCATCCTGAATGGGACATCGTCGAAGATGGAGAAGTGAATATCCTGGATATAGCCACAGTCTGCCAGAAAATTGGAACCACTACAACTGAACCTTATCCAAGGTGGGACGTAAACCAGGACGGGAAAGTCAATATTCTGGACCTTAGCATTGTCGGGTTCCACTTCGGAGAAATAATAGAGTGA
- the iscB gene encoding RNA-guided endonuclease IscB, protein MFVFVLNKDGTPLMPTKPAKARILLKTGKAKVVRTTPFTIKLLFESSSYTQPVTAGMDTGSKTVGCAAIASEKVLYQSEIYLRENVSKKMQQRQMYRRTRRSRKTRYRPARFNNRGNSRREGRLAPSIKSKLDSHFREKQFVESILPVTKWKVELASFDIHKIKNPEVSGKGYQEGDLKGFYNAKAYVLYRDGYTCQHCKGKSKDSRLNCHHIIFRSKQGSDAPENMIVLCETCHGSLHAGNFELSGRRSNTKHATEIGIVKSRIKKSGWNFENVFGYETKFRREQVLGLEKTHYFDAVAICCRDNQKVEPDDTVYFKKHVPAGDYQQRKGKRSEKKIPTGKLFGLRKFDLVNTEKGIGFIRGKRSSGYFSISDIFGNKISDSVNIKKKYRRLSARSTTLVQMVQLTHSSPTCHFRQAGNAEERVSC, encoded by the coding sequence ATGTTTGTATTCGTACTAAACAAAGATGGAACCCCGCTCATGCCCACGAAACCGGCAAAAGCGAGGATCTTGCTCAAAACAGGAAAGGCAAAAGTGGTCCGAACCACGCCCTTCACCATCAAGTTACTTTTCGAAAGCAGTAGCTACACTCAGCCCGTAACTGCCGGAATGGATACCGGATCGAAAACCGTAGGATGCGCCGCTATCGCTTCCGAAAAAGTGCTGTATCAGTCCGAAATTTACCTGAGAGAAAACGTTTCGAAAAAGATGCAACAAAGGCAGATGTACAGAAGAACCCGGAGAAGCCGGAAGACAAGGTACAGGCCAGCAAGGTTCAATAACCGGGGAAATTCGAGGAGAGAAGGAAGGTTGGCTCCTTCCATCAAAAGCAAACTTGATTCTCATTTCAGGGAAAAACAGTTTGTGGAGTCCATTCTCCCGGTAACGAAGTGGAAGGTAGAACTTGCCTCCTTTGATATCCACAAAATCAAAAACCCGGAAGTTTCCGGAAAAGGATATCAGGAAGGGGATCTCAAAGGCTTCTATAATGCCAAGGCTTACGTCCTGTACAGGGATGGGTACACCTGCCAGCATTGCAAGGGAAAGTCAAAGGATTCCCGGCTAAATTGCCATCACATCATTTTCAGGTCAAAGCAGGGGTCAGATGCCCCGGAAAACATGATCGTGCTCTGTGAAACCTGTCACGGCTCCCTTCATGCCGGGAACTTTGAGCTTTCAGGGAGAAGGTCAAACACGAAACACGCAACCGAAATTGGCATTGTCAAGTCCCGAATCAAGAAATCCGGCTGGAACTTTGAGAACGTTTTCGGCTACGAAACAAAATTCCGGCGAGAACAAGTTTTGGGACTCGAAAAAACGCATTATTTTGATGCTGTTGCTATCTGTTGCCGGGATAACCAGAAGGTAGAACCGGATGATACGGTCTACTTCAAAAAACACGTTCCTGCGGGAGATTATCAGCAAAGAAAAGGGAAACGGTCTGAGAAGAAAATACCTACCGGAAAGTTGTTTGGCCTCAGGAAATTCGATCTTGTAAATACGGAAAAGGGGATCGGATTCATTCGAGGAAAACGGTCAAGCGGGTATTTTTCGATCTCAGATATATTTGGAAACAAAATTTCAGATAGTGTCAATATTAAGAAAAAATATAGGAGACTGAGTGCGAGAAGTACTACATTAGTTCAGATGGTACAGTTGACGCATTCCTCCCCCACCTGCCATTTCCGGCAAGCCGGAAATGCCGAGGAGAGAGTCTCCTGCTGA
- a CDS encoding DUF202 domain-containing protein, with protein MPEIELEKLAQENNKVARQRALLDSERTFSAWLRTGLAAVIAGFGVSIFMA; from the coding sequence ATGCCTGAAATCGAGCTCGAAAAACTTGCACAGGAAAACAATAAAGTTGCCCGCCAGCGTGCCCTGCTGGACAGCGAACGCACTTTTAGCGCCTGGCTCAGGACGGGACTTGCTGCCGTGATTGCGGGGTTCGGGGTTTCCATTTTCATGGCTTAA
- a CDS encoding PEF-CTERM sorting domain-containing protein, translating into MAVTISNGGVQESIPEFPTIAIPGIAILGLAFIFQHKED; encoded by the coding sequence GTGGCAGTAACAATTTCCAACGGGGGCGTTCAGGAAAGTATTCCAGAATTCCCCACAATCGCAATCCCGGGGATTGCGATACTTGGTCTGGCATTCATATTCCAGCACAAGGAAGACTAA
- a CDS encoding winged helix-turn-helix domain-containing protein, producing MFVLSEIFEDCPQVKIVEAFAENYENKLYATDIVRMTGVSKSTVYKHLEKLVAEGVVEEKSKAGKTRSYRLNAENPKAKIILMLKRFIIYERLDELLEKEPGEEAGQNPNAAAYGDEKPRHPAPGERGEGNEKNPASGEYFEYIDSYGVEATSKADSETYIIGNFESFEDQDSIFIFRECAGCSELNRRCRSPCATENTLKIQIC from the coding sequence ATGTTCGTTTTATCTGAGATCTTCGAAGACTGCCCCCAGGTAAAAATAGTCGAAGCGTTTGCAGAGAACTATGAAAACAAACTGTATGCTACCGACATCGTCCGGATGACAGGCGTTTCAAAATCAACTGTCTACAAGCACCTGGAAAAATTAGTTGCGGAAGGGGTTGTCGAAGAGAAAAGCAAGGCAGGGAAGACCCGGTCTTACCGGCTCAATGCCGAAAACCCGAAAGCAAAAATCATCCTGATGCTCAAAAGGTTCATTATTTACGAAAGGCTGGATGAATTGCTGGAAAAGGAACCGGGAGAAGAAGCCGGACAAAACCCGAATGCTGCTGCCTATGGAGATGAAAAGCCCCGGCACCCGGCTCCGGGGGAGCGTGGAGAGGGCAACGAGAAAAACCCGGCCTCAGGGGAGTACTTTGAATACATCGACTCTTACGGGGTCGAAGCGACCTCAAAAGCAGACAGTGAGACCTACATAATTGGGAATTTTGAAAGCTTTGAAGATCAAGACTCAATTTTTATTTTTCGTGAGTGTGCGGGCTGCTCGGAACTTAACCGGCGCTGCCGGAGCCCATGCGCTACAGAAAACACTTTAAAGATACAGATTTGTTAG
- a CDS encoding McrB family protein, with amino-acid sequence MNKIEKAIEFVQELAANFGAKSEEGANDYIFRNNTSKDSLKQGGAFFGLISPEEEASGKYHDFSLVIFPAEGGEPWLISIVAGSLGFKNDYELAALPGVRRLFSSIIDQDGFSKTSFLDIESNLPKQFMEKIPHLKNSLKNYSKLITACNIIRDPSSEKDQKMIAGFVAAYAQIRNFAGNDPARNAIKKAISEVATKIDVDEEEEVLKLVQNRKFVILQGAPGTGKTRLARIIAQKLNSEPFFTQFHAETSFSDFMYGIKPDLDAGQLAYEEKTGIFYDSLKKAEENPEKNVVLIVDEINRANLSNILGPIFYLFEYQLEKEKVAVKIDIGGGYEISKIPSNYYVIGTMNTADRSLAVVDFALRRRFAWYTLKPKPIKPAIGLKFFKKDFSELNKIFSWYASSEELNLQPGQAYFIASDETEMKDRIKYELMPLIKEYLAEGLLTNARDEFSKYFYERLGEVLFE; translated from the coding sequence ATGAATAAAATTGAAAAGGCTATTGAATTCGTACAAGAATTAGCCGCTAATTTCGGGGCGAAAAGTGAAGAAGGGGCAAATGATTATATTTTCCGTAATAACACATCAAAAGATTCATTAAAGCAGGGTGGTGCGTTTTTTGGTTTAATATCTCCGGAGGAAGAAGCTTCTGGTAAATATCACGATTTTTCTCTAGTCATTTTCCCTGCCGAAGGGGGAGAACCTTGGTTAATATCCATTGTTGCAGGCTCTTTGGGGTTTAAGAATGATTATGAGCTAGCTGCTTTACCGGGTGTTAGGAGGCTCTTTTCTTCTATTATTGATCAGGATGGATTCAGCAAAACTTCTTTTTTGGATATAGAAAGCAATCTACCCAAACAGTTTATGGAAAAAATTCCTCACTTGAAAAACTCGTTAAAGAATTATTCTAAACTGATAACAGCTTGCAATATTATTCGAGATCCATCATCTGAAAAGGATCAAAAAATGATTGCAGGATTTGTTGCAGCCTATGCTCAGATAAGGAATTTTGCAGGAAATGATCCGGCTAGGAATGCGATCAAAAAGGCGATATCAGAAGTTGCAACAAAGATAGATGTGGATGAGGAAGAGGAGGTATTAAAATTAGTGCAAAATAGAAAATTTGTGATCCTTCAGGGAGCACCAGGAACTGGAAAAACCAGATTAGCAAGAATTATTGCTCAGAAGCTTAATTCAGAACCTTTCTTTACTCAGTTCCATGCTGAAACCAGTTTCAGTGATTTTATGTATGGGATAAAACCTGACCTTGATGCTGGACAGTTAGCTTATGAGGAAAAAACAGGAATTTTCTATGACTCTCTTAAAAAAGCAGAAGAAAACCCTGAAAAAAACGTTGTGCTAATTGTTGATGAGATCAACAGAGCAAATTTATCCAACATTCTGGGACCGATTTTTTACCTATTTGAGTATCAGCTAGAAAAAGAAAAAGTAGCTGTAAAAATTGATATTGGTGGGGGCTACGAAATAAGTAAAATCCCTTCCAACTATTACGTTATTGGTACGATGAACACTGCTGATAGAAGTCTTGCAGTAGTCGATTTTGCTCTTCGGAGGCGTTTTGCCTGGTACACATTGAAGCCTAAGCCAATCAAACCTGCTATTGGTTTGAAATTTTTCAAAAAGGACTTCTCAGAACTTAATAAAATTTTTAGTTGGTATGCAAGTAGTGAAGAACTAAATTTGCAACCGGGGCAAGCCTATTTCATAGCCTCAGACGAAACTGAGATGAAAGATCGAATAAAATACGAGTTAATGCCCTTAATAAAAGAATACCTGGCTGAAGGTCTTTTAACAAATGCAAGAGATGAGTTCTCGAAATATTTCTATGAAAGACTGGGTGAGGTTTTGTTTGAATGA
- a CDS encoding DUF1622 domain-containing protein, whose amino-acid sequence MGAGGNRPLSGGGKSGIGKIRNRKNARVFRGGGMSEGFEELFLNFFSFLFSIVGSLLIIYGGLRATAEIILFELFKKPYKYQNIRKELTNRIVFGLEFFIAADVLQTVLNPSRDELFLLGTVVLIRTVLGYFLSKEVTEYQLD is encoded by the coding sequence ATGGGAGCAGGTGGAAACCGTCCACTTTCCGGAGGGGGAAAATCCGGAATAGGAAAAATCCGGAACAGGAAGAATGCCAGAGTCTTTAGAGGTGGGGGAATGTCAGAGGGATTTGAAGAACTGTTTCTGAACTTTTTTTCCTTTTTATTCAGTATAGTGGGCTCGCTGCTCATAATCTATGGAGGACTCCGGGCCACTGCCGAGATCATCCTTTTTGAACTCTTCAAGAAGCCGTACAAATACCAGAATATAAGAAAAGAACTTACAAACAGAATAGTCTTCGGACTGGAGTTCTTTATCGCAGCGGATGTCCTGCAGACCGTACTGAACCCGTCCCGGGATGAACTGTTCCTCCTGGGGACAGTCGTACTGATCCGGACGGTCCTCGGCTATTTTCTGAGCAAAGAAGTTACGGAATACCAGCTCGATTGA
- a CDS encoding M1 family metallopeptidase translates to MKPRLYKYYPEDFGELKVDVLHMDLVFDVFDDRTNVKSMLRVKTLGEPVEKLELNCRDLEVRAVSCIQYEVHYKYRKADAILEVNFLDPVPPETEITVVTDTVCRPTKNILEGLYYDETPAGAPPQQITQCQQWGFQRIVPCIDDMCAKCTYRTTIIADSRYTNLITNGDVVEERHTVKPGRDKIVYDNSVTPMATYLFFLGVGTYSTFRLEFEYPDGDSFMLELLVPPESEDGPAGRALDILYDSVMWVYLFTGPEQYDPEKLAVRQKLWELVRQRDRLKYGAGAWASKGAGEAEEATEAPEATEATEAPEPAVQKLGKIRAELAKLVGSISPGYKYTGTVYREIGMQNSDFGGMENVGNTTITTNRIMPFTQITDPAFEYMIRVKVHEYYHNQNGSEVTGKSPFEIWLNEAVTVNVEEQYHAFLFGEEYQRLGRVLDLLAPGYGTFALDSGAASMPIIPDGFNDPNDLITAVTYVKAPEFVRMVETLIGKETFIRGLDNYFKKFGHSNASTGDWIEAMEEASGQPLKEMAEVWLKQTKFPVVDVTTEYDEASQNFTFRLNQRVPEGGKPWDFPFRAALVDEKGNDLAEVLERVSGKQAEITVENVAKPAFLSLNRDYSFYGKLVYDASPEELLLQVRKDSDIIGRFTAFYTLVDREKLRLLKDPEAKPTEDFVSLYYKLLNDRELLEKAGGQFLAIFESVEEEEYAHRYQALYEVKQKLLRAVAAKYSNSLLSAYRYFEEASAAKGETLKEEARVIKNRQAKNVCLGILASLDTPEVHGLIKQQFEAASCASDRLSAFAAYLDSSAPDKVDILRAFEAESKHNLVAWEAFLGVIARSSSADAVELVREMEKSEAFRIEQANDQRALYANFARNRKKSLQTEEGRRFMAEALRKLAPVNEYSTVHMLNTFADIDMMEKEYRLPLAKLLADLLADLDPEKVPSVYNRARKLLLGNSRSLGEYESEYGKNPALGPEKQKK, encoded by the coding sequence ATGAAACCAAGACTCTACAAATATTATCCCGAAGACTTCGGGGAACTCAAAGTTGACGTTTTGCACATGGACCTGGTGTTTGACGTCTTTGATGACCGGACGAATGTGAAGTCCATGTTAAGGGTGAAGACCCTGGGCGAGCCAGTTGAGAAGCTGGAGCTGAACTGCAGGGACCTGGAGGTCAGGGCTGTTAGCTGTATCCAGTACGAGGTACACTATAAGTACAGGAAGGCAGACGCCATCCTTGAGGTCAATTTCCTGGACCCGGTGCCGCCTGAGACCGAAATTACGGTTGTCACGGATACGGTGTGCAGGCCCACGAAGAATATCCTGGAAGGGCTTTACTATGACGAGACGCCCGCCGGGGCTCCCCCGCAGCAGATCACGCAGTGCCAGCAGTGGGGCTTCCAGAGGATCGTGCCCTGCATTGACGATATGTGTGCGAAGTGCACCTACAGGACAACTATCATAGCGGACTCGCGCTACACCAACCTGATCACCAACGGGGACGTTGTCGAGGAACGGCACACCGTAAAGCCGGGCAGGGACAAAATCGTCTACGACAACTCGGTTACGCCCATGGCGACCTACCTCTTTTTCCTCGGAGTCGGGACCTATTCCACCTTCAGGCTGGAGTTCGAGTACCCGGACGGGGACTCTTTCATGCTGGAACTGCTGGTACCGCCGGAATCCGAGGACGGGCCCGCAGGAAGGGCTCTTGACATCCTCTACGACTCCGTGATGTGGGTCTACCTCTTCACGGGCCCCGAACAGTACGACCCCGAAAAGCTTGCCGTCCGGCAAAAGCTCTGGGAACTTGTCCGGCAGCGGGACCGGTTGAAGTACGGAGCCGGAGCATGGGCGAGCAAGGGAGCCGGGGAAGCCGAGGAAGCCACGGAAGCACCGGAAGCCACAGAAGCTACGGAAGCACCGGAACCCGCAGTGCAGAAACTCGGGAAAATCCGGGCCGAGCTCGCAAAACTTGTCGGCAGCATCAGCCCCGGATACAAATACACCGGGACCGTCTACCGGGAGATCGGGATGCAGAACTCGGACTTCGGGGGAATGGAAAACGTCGGGAACACCACGATTACCACCAACCGAATCATGCCCTTCACACAGATCACGGACCCCGCATTCGAGTACATGATCAGGGTCAAGGTGCACGAGTATTACCACAACCAGAACGGGTCCGAGGTGACCGGAAAGAGCCCCTTCGAGATCTGGCTCAACGAAGCCGTGACCGTAAACGTGGAAGAACAGTACCACGCCTTCCTTTTCGGGGAAGAATACCAGAGGCTCGGGCGGGTGCTCGACCTGCTCGCTCCGGGCTACGGGACCTTTGCCCTGGACTCCGGCGCAGCTTCCATGCCCATCATCCCTGACGGCTTCAACGACCCCAACGACCTGATCACAGCCGTCACTTACGTAAAAGCCCCGGAATTCGTGCGCATGGTCGAGACCCTGATCGGAAAGGAGACTTTCATCCGCGGCCTGGACAATTACTTCAAGAAATTCGGGCACTCGAACGCCAGCACCGGCGACTGGATCGAGGCCATGGAAGAAGCAAGCGGGCAGCCCCTGAAAGAGATGGCCGAGGTCTGGCTCAAACAGACAAAGTTCCCTGTAGTGGACGTCACCACGGAATACGACGAAGCTTCCCAAAACTTCACCTTCAGGCTCAATCAGCGGGTCCCCGAAGGAGGAAAACCCTGGGACTTCCCGTTCAGGGCAGCCCTCGTGGACGAGAAAGGAAACGACCTTGCCGAAGTCCTGGAACGGGTCAGCGGCAAGCAGGCGGAAATCACCGTGGAAAACGTTGCAAAGCCCGCCTTCCTCTCCCTGAACCGGGACTATTCCTTCTACGGGAAACTCGTCTACGACGCAAGCCCCGAAGAGCTCCTGCTCCAGGTCAGGAAGGACAGCGACATCATAGGCCGTTTCACCGCCTTCTACACCCTGGTCGACCGGGAAAAGCTGCGCCTCCTCAAAGACCCTGAAGCAAAACCCACCGAAGACTTCGTCTCCCTCTACTACAAACTGCTCAACGACCGCGAACTCCTCGAAAAAGCCGGCGGGCAGTTCCTGGCTATTTTCGAGTCCGTGGAAGAGGAGGAATATGCCCACCGCTACCAGGCCCTCTATGAAGTGAAACAAAAACTCCTCAGGGCGGTTGCCGCAAAGTACTCGAACTCCCTGCTCTCAGCCTACCGCTACTTCGAGGAAGCCTCGGCCGCAAAAGGCGAGACCCTGAAAGAAGAAGCCCGGGTCATCAAGAACCGGCAGGCCAAAAACGTCTGCCTCGGCATCCTGGCGTCCCTGGACACCCCCGAAGTCCACGGCCTTATCAAGCAGCAGTTCGAAGCCGCAAGCTGTGCCTCGGACAGGCTCTCTGCCTTTGCCGCCTACCTGGACAGCTCCGCCCCGGACAAAGTGGATATCCTGCGGGCCTTTGAAGCAGAATCAAAGCATAACCTGGTCGCCTGGGAAGCCTTCCTGGGAGTTATCGCCCGGAGCAGCAGCGCCGACGCCGTGGAACTCGTCCGGGAAATGGAAAAGTCCGAAGCCTTCCGGATCGAACAGGCCAACGACCAGCGCGCCCTCTACGCAAACTTTGCCCGCAACCGGAAAAAGTCCCTCCAGACCGAAGAAGGCCGCCGCTTCATGGCCGAAGCCCTCAGGAAACTGGCTCCGGTCAACGAATACAGCACCGTCCACATGCTAAACACCTTCGCGGATATCGACATGATGGAAAAGGAGTACCGCCTCCCCCTGGCAAAACTCCTTGCCGACCTCCTTGCCGACCTGGACCCCGAAAAAGTCCCGAGCGTCTACAACAGGGCAAGAAAACTCCTGCTAGGGAACTCCAGGTCCCTGGGAGAGTACGAATCCGAATACGGGAAAAACCCCGCCCTCGGACCTGAAAAACAAAAAAAGTAA